In Drosophila teissieri strain GT53w chromosome 2R, Prin_Dtei_1.1, whole genome shotgun sequence, the following proteins share a genomic window:
- the LOC122612952 gene encoding protein windpipe: MERVHLTAWLALFLIVVAAATPTPARPPTDCPADCSCSRAQHTHKPLYHLKCNSTRGLRQAEKTFQSTVPVHSIDLSHLNLTRLSHVLDKLPELTSADLSHNQLRDLGHLGKGLKRLNLKHNQLTSDKLRKLPQHLQVLNLQHNNISHLPLELTHMHQLHQLELSHNAINCSCQTLEVRNWLVERIVYMEHPVVCSYPLEFRGRSWLQLKQDEICKKEKYQWFDTDTQENELMMGDQPAAVSAEREDEEELGKDFLPIVGNPAATAKKVRSPQSPLPGDQVEGSGDLSETNMELKLPEENVAESEAAESQLVDAAASADAPVPQEHIVKDDDEDDEGSGSGGGLLFIPDLSKVRISSEDELDSDGKPEESDVRPLENPENSENPDTVFSNKIGIYEGDQEEKKPVEEDSIVPVVLTNLNTGPGSDVVTDGPLDASKESEDILTAKIGKPKDDSSAIYYLLAVIGLIVVGLVLFVAIKRCKYDSNAAARDAEAQRQTELLDMDKKQLGKPLHKNGHGNGQEHSPLIGEKTKLDEAQIVKKPYENGDAKDGAGQQPLLNGNGSANGGAKEAPESGEPAAHEYYPISPRYPTPQSPRASKYAQQQQLAEQNNNEPDGAYLPSSPKSGRYSPVYSPETGRVKIKLTETPRPKTPMLVTRSKSNAGDIITTPVRPIEPTHQVVNGH, encoded by the coding sequence ATGGAACGCGTCCACCTGACCGCCTGGTTGGCCCTGTTCCTCATCGTGGTGGCcgccgccacgcccactcccgcTCGCCCGCCCACCGACTGCCCGGCggactgcagctgcagccggGCCCAGCACACGCACAAGCCACTGTACCACCTCAAGTGCAACAGCACCCGCGGTCTGCGGCAGGCCGAGAAGACGTTCCAGTCGACGGTGCCGGTGCACTCCATCGACCTGTCCCACCTGAACCTCACCCGCCTGAGCCATGTGCTGGACAAGCTGCCGGAGCTGACCTCCGCCGACTTGTCGCACAACCAGCTGAGGGATCTGGGTCACCTGGGCAAGGGCCTGAAGCGACTGAACCTGAAGCACAATCAGCTGACCTCGGACAAGCTGAGGAAACTGCCGCAGCATCTGCAGGTGCTCAACCTGcagcacaacaacatcagccACCTGCCGCTGGAGCTGACCCACATGCACCAGTTGCACCAGCTGGAGCTGAGCCACAACGCCATCAACTGCTCCTGCCAGACGCTGGAGGTGCGCAACTGGCTGGTGGAGCGCATCGTCTACATGGAGCACCCCGTTGTCTGCTCCTATCCCCTGGAGTTCAGGGGTCGCTCCTGGCTGCAGTTGAAGCAGGATGAGATCTGCAAGAAGGAGAAGTACCAATGGTTCGACACCGATACCCAGGAGAACGAACTGATGATGGGCGACCAGCCGGCTGCTGTCTCTGCGGAAcgcgaggatgaggaggaacTGGGCAAGGACTTTCTGCCCATCGTTGGCAATCCCGCAGCCACGGCTAAGAAGGTTCGCTCGCCCCAGAGCCCGCTGCCTGGTGACCAGGTGGAGGGATCCGGAGACCTCAGCGAAACCAACATGGAGCTTAAGTTGCCCGAAGAGAACGTTGCAGAGTCTGAAGCTGCGGAATCCCAGTTGGTGGATGCTGCAGCCTCTGCAGATGCTCCGGTGCCCCAGGAGCACATCGTTaaggacgacgacgaagaTGACGAGGGTTCCGGCAGCGGCGGTGGTCTGCTTTTCATTCCCGATCTCTCCAAAGTAAGGATTTCCTCCGAAGACGAGCTAGATAGCGATGGCAAGCCAGAGGAGAGCGATGTGAGACCTCTTGAGAATCCAGAGAACTCGGAGAATCCAGACACCGTCTTCTCCAATAAAATCGGCATTTATGAAGGCGACCAGGAGGAGAAGAAGCCCGTGGAGGAGGATAGTATCGTGCCCGTGGTGCTGACAAATCTGAACACTGGTCCGGGCTCCGATGTGGTGACTGATGGACCACTGGACGCCAGCAAGGAGTCCGAGGACATCCTGACCGCCAAGATAGGCAAGCCGAAGGACGACAGCAGCGCCATCTACTATCTGCTGGCCGTGATCGGCCTGATTGTGGTGGGCCTGGTGCTCTTCGTGGCCATCAAGCGTTGCAAGTACGACAGCAATGCGGCCGCCCGCGATGCGGAGGCCCAGCGGCAGACGGAGCTCCTGGACATGGACAAGAAGCAGCTGGGCAAGCCGCTGCACAAGAACGGCCATGGCAACGGCCAGGAGCACTCGCCACTGATCGGCGAGAAGACCAAGCTGGACGAGGCACAGATCGTGAAGAAGCCCTACGAGAACGGAGACGCCAAGGACGGCGCTGGTCAGCAGCCCCTGCTCAATGGCAATGGCTCCGCCAATGGAGGTGCCAAGGAGGCACCCGAGAGCGGCGAGCCCGCCGCCCATGAATACTACCCCATCAGTCCACGCTACCCCACACCGCAATCGCCCAGGGCATCCAAGTAcgcacagcaacagcagctcgCCGAGCAGAACAACAACGAGCCGGATGGCGCCTACCTGCCCTCGTCGCCCAAGTCCGGAAGGTACTCGCCCGTCTACTCCCCGGAGACGGGTCGCGTCAAGATCAAGCTGACGGAGACCCCCAGGCCCAAGACCCCCATGCTGGTGACGCGCAGCAAGTCCAATGCCGGGGACATCATCACCACGCCCGTCAGACCCATCGAACCCACCCACCAGGTGGTCAATGGCCACTGA
- the LOC122612878 gene encoding LOW QUALITY PROTEIN: uncharacterized protein LOC122612878 (The sequence of the model RefSeq protein was modified relative to this genomic sequence to represent the inferred CDS: inserted 2 bases in 2 codons) has product MRIVWQLVPLILAVISSCRAVNCPWPCQCTWVVDSLYANCARRNLQTYPSFDGIPVEHLDLSGNKFLEFPSQYADIDSLIYLDLSNNYISSIGTKSLIGFTSLRTLLLANNSIDSWEALSPNEAFKYAPSLKRLGLDGNRLGTFGNGESFELLASSSLTELGLSSCGISSIGGDQMVNQLPSLERLNLANNKLTQMAALPSRTLRVLDLSNCSIRDLPGFFLDAMHNLEALNLSRNTELQFDSLSEDPILSYVLRKLDVSYCNLDSIELSGLPQLSEVRLQGNLLRVVDATTFANNSMLEVVDLSQNVLRLIGQDAFAKLKRLKQLNLAFNEIARLDRNFIRNNDVLVELNLSRNVLQKLTKIVSNSVRTINMSWCEITSIESTALASLSVIQKLDLSNNLITDIPTFMRSETLQQLNLANCRLTTVRNNTFREFPELADLHLNGNRLTSPIPPNYFGGNKFLDQLWLGDNPWICDCHSPLFVEFYDYLTAKPAKIKDRNHLRCAAPALFYGKLWEFACADVWVLNARSSSGGEKAWSIIMLTLIGLGALVLGYACLQKHLKKRKERQSDREYEENDDELRRIRDLNSRILMEDATPSLQHTQEISLLPSYEDALRMPKLVRPVKSMMDLSGPERARNSRKLRRSQTHADGEGSQSEAEDGLQLDSRQRFRSVEMLSNRDKERTAQYGPYRRTGYMEYNQSGSRRFSIEDSRFPAAHLKTXNLQSAEQIGNFQSYENSPYTKRKPKIAEIPPFKRVNMMADSVEFLTDPEYDEVGSKHGSPFAKRKPKPAVXPPPTMKVSAQVYTLQQSPVLELDPAIEDYFSAAKKQCSSSTIASDFQELDEPELKSLPDDNRSSTISRSDAELDLERGKRKKRKNSTSRRVSGSFSAANAAESSSSDSEHHTLVHKPMRETLF; this is encoded by the exons ATGAGGATCGTTTGGCAGCTGGTGCCCCTCATCCTGGCGGTCATCTCCTCGTGCCGGGCAGTCAACTGTCCTTGGCCCTGCCAATGCACGTGGGTGGTGGACAGCTTGTACGCGAACTGCGCCAGGAGGAATCTGCAGACATATCCCAGCTTCGACGGCATTCCCGTGGAGCACTTGGATCTGTCGGGCAATAAGTTTTTGGAGTTTCCCAGCCAATATGCGGACATTGACTCCCTGATATACTTGGATCTGTCCAACAACTACATCTCCAGCATTGGTACCAAGTCGCTGATTGGCTTCACATCCCTGAGGAcactgctgctggccaataACTCCATCGATTCCTGGGAGGCACTCAGTCCCAATGAGGCCTTCAAATACGCCCCAAGTCTGAAGCGTTTGGGCCTCGATGGCAATCGACTGGGCACTTTTGGCAACGGCGAGAGCTTCGAACTGCTGGCCAGCTCATCGCTGACCGAGTTGGGGCTTTCTTCCTGTGGAATTTCCAGCATCGGTGGCGACCAGATGGTGAATCAGCTGCCCAGTCTGGAGCGCCTCAATCTGGCCAACAATAAGCTGACTCAAATGGCAGCTCTACCCTCGCGAACGCTGAGGGTTCTCGATCTGAGTAACTGCAGCATTAGGGATTTGCCCGGTTTCTTTCTGGACGCCATGCATAATCTGGAGGCCCTGAATCTGTCGCGGAATACGGAGCTCCAGTTTGACAGCCTGTCAGAGGATCCCATTCTGAGCTATGTGTTGCGAAAGCTGGATGTTTCCTACTGCAACCTGGACTCCATCGAGCTGAGTGGATTGCCACAACTGAGTGAGGTGCGATTGCAGGGGAATCTGCTGAGAGTTGTGGATGCCACAACATTTGCCAACAACTCCATGCTGGAGGTAGTCGATCTGTCCCAGAATGTGCTCCGGCTCATTGGCCAAGATGCCTTTGCCAAACTGAAGCGCCTCAAGCAGCTGAACCTCGCATTCAATGAAATCGCCCGACTGGACAGGAACTTCATACGCAACAACGATGTGCTGGTGGAGCTCAATCTCAGTAGGAATGTGCTGCAGAAGCTGACGAAGATCGTGTCCAATTCGGTGCGCACCATAAACATGAGTTGGTGTGAAATCACCTCCATCGAAAGCACTGCCCTCGCGAGTCTTTCGGTCATCCAGAAGTTGGACTTGTCCAACAATCTTATCACTGATATACCCACCTTCATGAGATCGGAAACCCTGCAGCAACTGAACCTAGCCAACTGCAG GCTGACGACTGTGAGGAACAACACCTTCAGAGAGTTCCCCGAACTGGCGGATCTCCATCTGAATGGCAACCGTTTGACCAGCCCCATTCCGCCCAACTACTTCGGGGGCAACAAGTTCTTGGATCAGTTGTGGCTGGGCGATAATCCCTGGATCTGCGACTGCCACAGTCCGCTCTTCGTGGAGTTCTACGACTATCTAACCGCTAAGCCAGCCAAG ATAAAAGATAGAAACCACTTGCGTTGCGCTGCGCCAGCCCTTTTCTATGGAAAACTCTGGGAGTTCGCCTGCGCTGATGTGTGGGTTTTGAATGCCAGGAGCAGTAGTGGTGGCGAGAAGGCCTGGTCCATTATAATGCTGACTCTCATCGGACTGGGTGCCCTGGTCCTGGGCTACGCCTGTCTGCAGAAGCATCTGAAGAAGCGGAAGGAGCGGCAGAGTGACAGGGAGTACGAGGAGAACGATGATGAGCTACGACGCAT ACGAGATCTCAACAGCCGCATTTTGATGGAGGATGCCACTCCCAGCTTGCAACATACCCAGGAGATCAGCCTGCTGCCCTCCTACGAAGACGCCCTGCGCATGCCCAAGCTAGTCAGGCCGGTGAAGTCCATGATGGATCTCTCGGGACCCGAAAGAGCCCGCAACTCCCGGAAGCTGAGGCGATCGCAGACCCATGCCGATGGCGAGGGTTCCCAGTCGGAGGCGGAGGACGGACTGCAGCTGGACTCTCGGCAGCGATTCCGCAGCGTGGAGATGCTCTCGAACCGGGACAAGGAGCGAACCGCCCAGTACGGACCGTACAGACGCACTGGCTACATGGAGTACAATCAGTCGGGCAGTCGGCGCTTCAGCATCGAGGACTCCCGATTCCCCGCCGCACACCTGAAAA CAAATCTTCAGAGTGCCGAGCAGATCGGAAACTTCCAGAGTTACGAGAACAGTCCTTATACAAAGCGTAAGCCTAAGATCGCCGAGATTCCGCCCTTTAAGAGGGTGAATATGATGGCCGACAGCGTGGAGTTCCTCACCGATCCGGAGTACGACGAGGTGGGCAGTAAGCATGGTAGTCCGTTTGCGAAAAGGAAGCCAAAGCCAGCAG CTCCGCCACCCACCATGAAGGTCAGTGCCCAGGTGTACACACTGCAGCAGAGTCCGGTTCTGGAGCTGGATCCCGCCATCGAGGACTACTTCAGCGCGGCCAAGAAGCAGTGCTCCTCGTCCACCATCGCCAGCGATTTCCAGGAGCTGGACGAGCCGGAACTGAAGTCCCTGCCGGATGACAATCGATCAAGTACGATCTCCCGATCGGACGCGGAACTGGACTTGGAGCGGGGCAAGCGCAAGAAGCGGAAGAACTCCACCAGTCGCCGGGTGAGCGGCAGCTTCTCGGCAGCCAACGCCGCCGAAAGTTCCTCCAGCGACTCCGAGCACCACACCCTGGTCCACAAGCCCATGAGGGAGACTTTATTTTAG